One genomic window of Cupriavidus malaysiensis includes the following:
- a CDS encoding tyrosine-type recombinase/integrase produces the protein MQFDARAAKLLQPGEHLVIADCPGLRLEVSATRRSWIYRYKSPVDGRMRQSKIGAWPAMSPAAAIVEWERLRAARDGGADPAAEKRAARTAAQGKTADSLPHAADYTVRRLCDDYLSGYIERRRKRKGADEVGRMFNKMLGGLGSVRADSITRAQAFDFLDGFASIPVQAAKLRAELGAAWDYALDAGRLSDTVPNWWRQVMRGRLRSKGKRIEGKSVGTAKRVLTPKEVGELVRWMPNFSRVVADALTLYLWTGCRGSEIVSMEVRELSEEPDGLWWTIPKMKTKNSHRDAATDLRVPLIGRAEQIVRRRRDIAVNGYLFPVRQTGDRATVGHIEQKTIQTAVHYHQPYSKTKPKSKRPRLTITHWAPHDLRRTLRTTLTAQGCPTDVAEAIIGHMQPGVQGVYNLHAYDHERHAWLKRISAYWEAQAAHGGEFLLAVAP, from the coding sequence ATGCAATTCGATGCCCGAGCTGCGAAGCTGCTGCAACCAGGCGAACACCTGGTGATCGCCGATTGTCCAGGCCTCCGGTTGGAGGTCAGTGCCACGCGCCGTAGCTGGATCTACCGCTACAAGTCTCCGGTCGACGGGCGTATGCGCCAATCCAAGATCGGCGCCTGGCCAGCCATGTCACCGGCGGCGGCTATCGTCGAATGGGAGCGGCTTCGGGCCGCCCGCGATGGTGGCGCAGATCCCGCTGCAGAGAAGCGCGCGGCACGCACCGCAGCTCAAGGCAAAACAGCCGATAGTTTACCGCACGCCGCTGACTACACCGTCCGTCGGCTGTGCGACGACTACCTGTCCGGATACATCGAGCGCCGGCGGAAGAGGAAGGGGGCGGACGAGGTCGGGCGTATGTTCAACAAGATGCTCGGTGGTCTAGGGAGCGTTCGCGCAGACAGTATTACTCGTGCCCAGGCATTTGACTTCCTGGATGGCTTCGCGAGCATTCCTGTGCAGGCCGCCAAGCTTCGTGCCGAGCTCGGCGCCGCTTGGGACTATGCGTTGGACGCGGGCCGGCTGTCGGATACCGTGCCTAACTGGTGGCGGCAGGTGATGAGGGGGCGACTGCGGAGCAAGGGCAAGCGCATTGAGGGCAAGTCTGTGGGCACTGCCAAGCGCGTGCTGACGCCCAAGGAGGTCGGCGAATTGGTCCGGTGGATGCCCAACTTCAGTCGGGTGGTGGCGGATGCGCTGACGCTCTACCTTTGGACCGGCTGCCGCGGTTCGGAAATCGTATCGATGGAGGTACGTGAGCTTAGCGAGGAGCCCGATGGGCTCTGGTGGACTATCCCGAAGATGAAGACAAAAAACTCACATCGGGACGCTGCTACAGATTTGCGCGTACCGCTGATTGGCCGTGCGGAGCAGATCGTGCGTCGTCGCAGGGATATTGCTGTGAATGGCTACTTGTTCCCAGTGCGGCAGACTGGCGATAGGGCGACGGTTGGCCATATTGAACAGAAAACGATTCAAACCGCTGTTCATTACCATCAGCCCTATTCGAAGACCAAGCCGAAGTCGAAGAGGCCGAGGCTGACCATCACGCATTGGGCTCCGCATGATCTACGGCGAACCCTACGGACTACCTTGACGGCGCAGGGTTGCCCAACCGATGTGGCCGAGGCAATCATTGGGCATATGCAGCCTGGTGTGCAGGGTGTCTACAACCTTCACGCCTACGACCACGAGCGACATGCTTGGCTCAAGCGTATCTCAGCATATTGGGAAGCGCAGGCGGCTCACGGAGGTGAATTTTTGCTGGCGGTTGCTCCATGA
- a CDS encoding AAA family ATPase, translated as MRINYLTVNGLFGKPGVITYWFNPDLNILTGRNGAGKTTIIKLAWALISGNILLALREVNFKSCTVGTDEYTCTVIRTGSVHCRIELEIDGESHVLEDDDEEPDGYCEYAEDKAQSRMVGRGGSIFFPTFRRIEGGFSIAPASSNRPRGGTKSVGELEESLVSVSRKLSNEKHSFIAALSSQDIVSLLLKRYTALSEEINAFQGDVTKSVIEKIRQYEKTQNNRQDADALLSETRAEIEKIEEFSSRTLTPLNGVRDLVERLFQHSGISFGTRLSFGDAAAAVTSDALSAGEKQMLSFICYNAFHKNSIIFIDEPELSLHVDWQRRLYSILESQESGNQFIFATHSPFIYAKYPDKEVSVGIDRGE; from the coding sequence ATGCGAATTAATTATTTGACGGTTAATGGGCTTTTTGGGAAGCCTGGTGTCATTACCTATTGGTTTAATCCGGATTTGAATATTCTGACTGGACGAAATGGGGCGGGGAAAACAACGATCATAAAATTGGCTTGGGCTTTAATTAGCGGCAATATATTGCTCGCCCTTCGGGAGGTGAATTTTAAGTCGTGTACTGTTGGTACGGATGAATATACTTGCACTGTCATTCGAACGGGGTCCGTGCATTGCAGGATTGAGTTGGAGATCGATGGGGAAAGTCATGTTCTAGAGGACGACGATGAGGAGCCTGACGGTTATTGTGAATATGCTGAGGATAAGGCTCAATCACGTATGGTCGGTAGGGGGGGGTCCATTTTCTTCCCTACATTCCGTCGGATCGAAGGTGGATTCTCTATAGCGCCTGCCTCTTCGAATCGACCTCGAGGTGGCACGAAATCAGTTGGTGAGTTGGAGGAGTCGCTGGTGTCGGTTTCTCGCAAGCTCTCGAATGAAAAGCATTCATTCATTGCTGCATTGTCCAGTCAGGACATCGTGAGTTTGCTCTTGAAAAGGTACACGGCCTTATCCGAGGAAATAAACGCTTTTCAGGGGGACGTGACCAAAAGCGTTATTGAAAAAATTCGCCAATACGAGAAAACACAAAACAATCGACAGGATGCGGATGCTCTCCTCTCAGAAACTCGAGCGGAAATTGAGAAAATAGAGGAGTTTAGTTCGCGTACGCTGACTCCTCTTAATGGGGTTCGAGATCTCGTGGAGAGATTGTTTCAGCACTCTGGCATATCCTTTGGAACTCGATTGAGCTTTGGTGATGCCGCCGCCGCAGTGACAAGCGATGCATTATCGGCGGGTGAAAAGCAAATGCTCAGCTTCATTTGCTATAACGCATTTCATAAGAACTCCATTATATTTATTGATGAGCCGGAGCTTAGTCTGCATGTCGATTGGCAGAGAAGGCTTTATTCGATTCTTGAGTCGCAAGAATCGGGCAATCAGTTCATTTTCGCAACACACTCTCCCTTTATTTACGCAAAATACCCAGATAAAGAGGTTAGCGTTGGTATCGATAGGGGGGAGTAA
- a CDS encoding DUF4435 domain-containing protein yields MSSEKARPTVDEIYEILRRTSLPTVLVEGKDDIIFYRSVEHELRDLDVDMFPAGNKDAVLELRRRIKENPISAPVVFVVDNDLWVYSIAGRPSGIEDLITTTGYSIENDLFIDGDLESFLRPDEVSGFKSELKLFLRWYALSINRNINGLPSSFRTHAGKVLDDKAFYEAEMTLQEGEVYPEALLEEIQSNYGTLLRGKSLFALLLRQLSGKKRDVKFGGKQLMEIGASRKGSHFRRIQISVRKSVEQALGTLPVS; encoded by the coding sequence ATGAGTTCCGAAAAGGCGCGCCCAACGGTGGATGAGATCTATGAGATCCTTAGGCGGACATCCCTTCCAACGGTCTTGGTGGAGGGGAAGGATGACATTATTTTTTACCGTTCTGTTGAGCATGAGTTACGTGATTTAGATGTTGATATGTTCCCGGCTGGTAATAAGGATGCTGTGCTTGAGCTTAGGAGGAGAATAAAAGAGAATCCCATATCGGCTCCGGTCGTTTTTGTTGTTGATAATGATCTTTGGGTGTATTCGATTGCGGGGCGGCCGAGTGGCATAGAGGACCTTATTACTACAACGGGATATTCAATAGAGAACGATCTATTTATTGATGGCGATCTCGAGAGTTTTCTACGTCCCGATGAGGTGTCTGGATTTAAATCTGAATTAAAGCTGTTCTTGCGGTGGTATGCGCTTTCAATTAATAGAAATATTAATGGGTTGCCGTCAAGTTTTCGCACGCATGCGGGCAAAGTTTTGGACGACAAGGCTTTCTATGAGGCGGAAATGACCCTGCAAGAGGGGGAGGTCTATCCGGAAGCGTTGCTCGAAGAAATTCAATCCAACTATGGCACCCTGCTGAGAGGGAAGTCACTGTTTGCTTTGCTCCTTCGCCAATTATCGGGAAAGAAGCGAGATGTGAAGTTTGGAGGTAAGCAATTGATGGAGATTGGGGCGTCTAGAAAGGGCTCTCATTTTCGGAGAATTCAGATCTCGGTGAGGAAATCTGTGGAGCAAGCCTTGGGTACTCTGCCGGTTTCGTAG
- a CDS encoding helix-turn-helix transcriptional regulator yields the protein MTVNCAAPLPSDSSLSPMPNGRDSRSKRRAISPVSAKPLYVDLSTAAAIVALSETSVQKLVREEAFPKPRLLSKHRVGWLIRELEEWAETRPVSELPPPPNTSRRN from the coding sequence ATGACGGTCAATTGCGCAGCCCCACTGCCGTCTGATAGCTCACTGTCGCCCATGCCGAATGGACGCGACTCAAGAAGCAAGAGGAGAGCGATTTCGCCGGTCTCTGCGAAGCCCCTCTACGTGGACCTGTCAACGGCAGCCGCAATCGTTGCCCTGTCCGAAACCAGTGTCCAGAAGTTGGTGCGCGAAGAAGCATTCCCGAAGCCTCGCCTTCTGTCGAAGCATCGGGTCGGGTGGCTCATTAGAGAGCTCGAAGAATGGGCCGAAACGCGTCCAGTCTCAGAACTGCCGCCACCGCCCAACACAAGCCGGCGCAATTGA
- a CDS encoding H-NS family nucleoid-associated regulatory protein produces the protein MSHKPGDLLHIRALDLIISPRNQRNRPRKRVREIGASLVAHGQIENLTIIPHVSRKKNAPAFEVIDGGTRLEGAHLRIGTGELPESFEFLCMVADPDQAEEISVAANMHEAMHPADEFDAFKRMIDSGSSIEEIAARFGATPLTVQRRLKLANVSPRLVQGYRDGELNLDQLMALAITDDHAWQEQVWKRAKSQGEWQTRPDMLRAAIAKPGAINAKTDRLARFVGLDAYEEAGGPVLRDLFSDGGGYIGDGSLLKRLALEKLEGVAERVREEGWSWVEANESISLHDMTLFGKSQPKKRDLTDEEQAELGELQAQAKVLDEKIQALDIEDEALSTELGSVEARIEEVEARREIFTDRQKAKAGVIVRIDMTGELSIHRGLIRPEQNKKKAKSTTAAEPSDADPGDAGRATTAAPGEGEPEALRPLSERLVTQLTAHRTSALQALVADNPCVALAELLYALVPPLFDAVDDLARYDSVAKVSLTNIRTCGQGMAPDLEGCAAWTRMDELIGAWEERLPRDRDQLFPWLLELSHVDKIDLLAVCVAHSINTVEQREDAHGHAKAHRLAAAVDLDMADWWAPTAGSYLASVPKARRLEAVREAAGQEAADAIAGLKKETQIGAAEERLVGRRWLPAILRGPGASAAALPDQEPSTASTEDATEESSPPPTEPVARLRPVRYRDQAGNTWSGRGKRPAWIETALASGKALDELLAEPATEEV, from the coding sequence ATGAGCCACAAACCTGGCGACCTGCTTCACATCCGCGCACTCGACCTGATCATCTCGCCGCGCAACCAACGCAACCGGCCACGCAAGCGCGTGCGTGAGATAGGCGCCTCCCTGGTCGCCCATGGTCAGATTGAGAACCTGACCATCATCCCGCACGTCAGCCGCAAGAAGAACGCCCCCGCCTTCGAGGTGATCGACGGCGGCACTCGCCTGGAGGGTGCGCACCTGAGGATCGGCACCGGGGAGCTGCCAGAGTCCTTCGAGTTCCTCTGCATGGTGGCCGACCCCGACCAGGCGGAGGAGATCAGCGTAGCCGCCAACATGCATGAGGCGATGCACCCGGCCGACGAGTTCGATGCCTTCAAGCGCATGATCGATAGCGGCAGCTCGATCGAGGAAATCGCCGCACGCTTCGGCGCGACGCCGCTAACTGTGCAACGCCGCCTCAAGCTAGCCAACGTCTCCCCGCGCCTGGTGCAGGGCTACCGCGATGGCGAGCTGAACCTGGATCAACTGATGGCGCTGGCTATCACGGACGACCACGCCTGGCAGGAACAGGTGTGGAAGCGCGCCAAGAGCCAAGGTGAATGGCAGACGCGCCCCGACATGCTGCGTGCGGCAATCGCCAAGCCAGGCGCCATCAATGCGAAGACGGACCGCCTTGCCCGCTTCGTTGGCCTCGATGCCTACGAGGAGGCCGGAGGTCCCGTCCTCCGTGACCTGTTCAGCGATGGCGGAGGGTACATCGGCGATGGCTCGCTCCTGAAACGCTTGGCCCTGGAGAAACTTGAAGGTGTTGCGGAGCGCGTGCGCGAGGAGGGCTGGAGCTGGGTCGAGGCCAACGAGAGCATCAGCCTCCATGACATGACCCTCTTCGGCAAAAGCCAGCCGAAGAAGCGCGACCTGACGGACGAGGAGCAGGCGGAACTCGGTGAGCTGCAGGCGCAAGCCAAGGTGCTGGACGAGAAGATCCAAGCGCTCGACATCGAGGACGAAGCGCTGTCGACCGAACTCGGCAGCGTCGAGGCGCGCATTGAGGAGGTGGAAGCGCGACGCGAGATCTTCACCGACCGGCAGAAGGCCAAAGCCGGCGTGATCGTTCGAATCGACATGACGGGCGAACTGTCGATCCACCGAGGCCTGATCAGGCCCGAGCAGAACAAGAAGAAGGCCAAGAGCACCACAGCGGCCGAGCCCAGCGACGCGGACCCCGGCGACGCCGGTAGGGCAACCACTGCCGCGCCAGGCGAGGGCGAGCCGGAAGCCTTGCGCCCTCTGTCCGAACGCCTGGTCACGCAGCTGACAGCCCATCGCACTTCAGCCTTGCAGGCCCTGGTCGCCGACAACCCGTGCGTCGCCTTGGCCGAACTGCTCTATGCGCTGGTCCCTCCCCTTTTCGACGCCGTCGACGATCTCGCGCGCTACGACTCAGTGGCCAAGGTTTCCCTGACCAACATTCGTACTTGTGGGCAAGGCATGGCGCCCGACCTAGAGGGGTGCGCCGCCTGGACGCGCATGGACGAGCTGATCGGCGCGTGGGAGGAGCGGCTGCCGCGTGATCGCGATCAACTCTTCCCCTGGTTGCTGGAACTGAGCCACGTCGACAAGATCGACCTCCTGGCCGTCTGCGTCGCCCACAGCATCAATACGGTCGAGCAACGCGAGGACGCCCACGGCCACGCGAAGGCGCACCGTCTCGCCGCAGCAGTCGACCTGGACATGGCCGACTGGTGGGCACCGACCGCAGGTTCATACCTGGCCAGCGTACCGAAGGCGCGCCGCCTCGAGGCGGTGCGCGAGGCCGCCGGCCAGGAGGCCGCCGACGCGATCGCCGGCTTGAAGAAGGAAACGCAGATCGGCGCCGCCGAAGAGCGCCTGGTCGGCCGCCGCTGGCTACCGGCGATCCTCCGCGGCCCGGGCGCATCGGCTGCCGCGCTCCCAGACCAGGAGCCCTCCACCGCCTCGACCGAAGACGCCACCGAAGAATCGAGCCCACCTCCGACCGAGCCGGTGGCGCGGCTTCGCCCTGTGCGGTACCGCGACCAGGCCGGCAACACCTGGAGCGGGCGCGGTAAGCGCCCGGCCTGGATAGAAACCGCGCTGGCCAGTGGTAAAGCGTTGGATGAGCTGCTGGCCGAACCTGCTACCGAGGAGGTGTGA